A genomic region of Halobacteriovorax sp. JY17 contains the following coding sequences:
- the rnpA gene encoding ribonuclease P protein component, with protein MVDNSYDKSYRLLSTQDFSYLRKNSKRFKSKWLMAYYKPTRISSSKDHSRIGFSVTKKVGNAVVRNRYKRIMRDLFRRSELKVKGFDILVIVSPYITKNVQGIEEQEKCLKDSFNHLLETL; from the coding sequence ATAAGTCTTATCGTCTCTTATCGACCCAGGATTTTTCCTATTTAAGGAAGAACTCAAAGAGATTCAAGTCTAAGTGGTTAATGGCTTATTATAAGCCAACCCGCATTTCTTCGTCTAAAGATCATTCACGTATAGGTTTTTCAGTTACAAAGAAAGTTGGAAACGCTGTTGTACGCAATCGTTATAAGAGAATAATGAGAGATCTATTTAGAAGATCGGAATTGAAGGTTAAAGGCTTCGATATCTTGGTGATTGTTTCTCCTTATATTACAAAAAATGTTCAAGGTATCGAGGAGCAAGAGAAGTGCTTAAAGGATTCTTTTAATCATTTACTTGAGACATTATAG